CTGCTTCACGATCGTCGCCGGCCCGGCGGCGCTGCGGCGGTACTGGTTCCCCTTCTCGTTCCTGATCTTCATGGTGCCCTTGCCGATCGCGCTGTACTCGCGGATCGCCTCGCCGCTGCAGCTCATGGCGAGCCGGGTGGCGTCGGGGTTCATGAACGCCACGGGCGTCCCGGTCCTCTGCGAAGGGAACCGGATGACCCTCCCCGGCGGAGTGCAGATGTTCGTGGCCGAGGCGTGCAGCGGAATGCGCCAGCTCACCGGGTTCCTGGCGCTGGCCGCGGCGGTGGCCTACCTGTCGCGACGTCCGGGCTGGTACCGCGCGGTGGTGGTCCTCTCGGCGCTGCCGATCGCCCTGTTCGCGAACACGACCCGGGTGGTGGCCACCGGCTACGTCATGCACTACCTCGACCCCCGCTACGCCGAGGGCGCCTACCACACGCTCGAGGGGGTCCTCCTGATGGGCATGGGCCTGCTGCTCCTGAATTCCGTCTGCATGCTGATGGACCTCTTCTGCGCCGGGGACGACGCGCCCGGCCCCTCGCCGACGACGCCCCCGACCGAGGCCGTCGCGACCGGGCGGCCGATCCTGGCGGCGACCGAGGGCTGGCCGAGCCGTCGGGTCGCCGGGGCCCTCTCCCTGAGCGCGTCCGCCACCGAGGAACTGTCATGACGACCCTGAAGCGCTGCGGCCTGTGCGCCGCCCTGCTGACCCTGGGCCTGGCCGCCCGCGCGGGCCTGGAGCGGATGGACGCCACCGAGCGGCCGCCGCTCCGCCGGCCCCTGGCCTCGCTGCCGATGGAGCTCGACGGCTGGGCCGGCCGCGACGTCCCGGTGCCCCTCGACGTCATCGAGCGCGCGCAGACGACCGAGTACCTCAACCGGGAGTACGAGAGCCGTCGCCGCCCCGGGCTGAAGCTCATGCTCTGGATCAACTACTCGGAGCAGGGGACCAACCTCCGCCACACGCCGGAGATCTGCCTCCCCTCCAGCGGCTGGACCAAGATCGAGTCCCAGACCCGCGAGCTGCAGTTCCCCGCCGCCGGCGGCCGCGCGCTCACCTGCACCCGCCTGGGCTACGCGCAGGGGGATCTTGTGAAGCACGTCGGGTTC
The DNA window shown above is from Paludisphaera mucosa and carries:
- a CDS encoding exosortase/archaeosortase family protein produces the protein MATPDRPAPPPEPAPAAEDDPRLADAFLRWVRAPENRLTVLGAAACTALFALLFQESLRHFYRAWTTDDNYSHGFLVPLLSLYFAAQVYRREGAPASPEGRSGVWLGGLLLGGALLAHLVTVPLPIDFLGDLALLAALVGCFTIVAGPAALRRYWFPFSFLIFMVPLPIALYSRIASPLQLMASRVASGFMNATGVPVLCEGNRMTLPGGVQMFVAEACSGMRQLTGFLALAAAVAYLSRRPGWYRAVVVLSALPIALFANTTRVVATGYVMHYLDPRYAEGAYHTLEGVLLMGMGLLLLNSVCMLMDLFCAGDDAPGPSPTTPPTEAVATGRPILAATEGWPSRRVAGALSLSASATEELS
- a CDS encoding EpsI family protein codes for the protein MTTLKRCGLCAALLTLGLAARAGLERMDATERPPLRRPLASLPMELDGWAGRDVPVPLDVIERAQTTEYLNREYESRRRPGLKLMLWINYSEQGTNLRHTPEICLPSSGWTKIESQTRELQFPAAGGRALTCTRLGYAQGDLVKHVGFWYYIFGEGRLENFVRRLPVTSRSSHGRTTRGSSMTVEVFYPGDVDPDAVALGEFARGLLAALEPVLPPDRAEYHVP